A window from Nocardioides mesophilus encodes these proteins:
- a CDS encoding YfhO family protein has product MSRLTPRWRARSRSRRERDAASRPLELLSYVLLAGFVLVTLGPALLGAGALIDLNRLTTVQPFMALHGRTTSDTILCRWDTTDYYLPGIAAIKRAFFAGDFPTWAPYEVGGSPLASMPNHAALSPLSLPYFLLPLWFAPAFVKLGEYVVGIAGMVAFLRRLGVSRGPGILAGILFVSSGFMMMWTNWPHTRVAALIPALFWALERIVQERRARDVVLCAVVVASMLLGGFPAVTLFALTVAGAYVLVRAFTLHRGRPSVAAGVLGQAVGGVALGVGLASVQLLPFVRNLALFNLEGRESAGTHLPLGLLLTTVAPETVGLCANGDRYGKINPVEAVGFLGAAALVLAVVALVLRLPRGARPDRTPRTFFAAAAVVLVLAIWVGGPVLLAIQSLPFYSSNFIGRAQSVFGFVGAALAGFGLDRLLRWVPSGGDGPPGDGPPGDGPPGDRPPEDEPSGRPEDPTPPADDVPGKARRLVLLALAGLVAAGFAGVVVVSAYRAAGRDGYTEHLTHALVVPGVLLLAAVLAVLLTVLGRGRLRVAGPLVLAVLAVGQSTVFAHTMLPLSDPANLYPVTPTHAFLQSHLGGDRYAAPGHVMDPATSDYYELRVPNGHEFTDPRWRELLEVADHTVAHSATSSVFSSKMSKKMVHSPALDQLAVRYWVDKPDQVLGRTPPAPVGDERVQVGEGTRASCEIAGGPLRGVQLQVARSRPLPDRGSAVLHVSVRTPEGVLEGERQLFSHLPRGPQRLPVVGGEQLPAGGSYPVEVWMTGAPGALVLRGSDGRPGCVPVRPDANGAVHLVHADVGANVYERTGALPRIRWASHSEVVEDDATRLERLAAGLPDDTVLLDDASTAPASGEPADVRVLTDRPERIAVAVDASGGGYLVVADALVRDGWSATVDGEPAPLVHGNHALAAVPVPAGEHRVQLSYAAPGLRTGLLVSLTSVAVSVLLLVVPIVRRRRGRGRVAPDGGRR; this is encoded by the coding sequence GTGAGCCGGCTCACCCCCCGGTGGCGCGCACGGTCCCGCAGCCGCCGGGAGCGTGATGCCGCCTCGCGCCCGCTGGAGCTGCTGAGCTACGTCCTGCTCGCCGGCTTCGTGCTGGTCACGCTGGGCCCGGCCCTGCTCGGTGCCGGCGCGCTGATCGACCTGAACAGGCTGACCACCGTGCAGCCGTTCATGGCGCTGCACGGTCGCACGACCAGCGACACGATCCTGTGCCGGTGGGACACCACCGACTACTACCTGCCCGGCATCGCGGCGATCAAGCGGGCCTTCTTCGCCGGTGACTTCCCGACCTGGGCGCCCTACGAGGTGGGCGGCTCGCCGCTCGCGTCCATGCCCAACCACGCGGCGCTGAGCCCGCTCTCGCTGCCCTACTTCCTGCTGCCGCTGTGGTTCGCGCCCGCCTTCGTCAAGCTGGGGGAGTACGTCGTCGGCATCGCCGGCATGGTGGCCTTCCTCCGCCGACTCGGCGTCAGCCGGGGACCCGGCATCCTGGCCGGCATCCTCTTCGTGTCCTCGGGCTTCATGATGATGTGGACGAACTGGCCGCACACCCGGGTGGCCGCCCTCATCCCGGCGCTGTTCTGGGCGCTCGAGCGCATCGTCCAGGAGCGTCGTGCCCGCGACGTGGTGCTCTGCGCCGTCGTGGTGGCCAGCATGCTGCTCGGCGGCTTCCCGGCGGTCACCCTGTTCGCGCTGACGGTCGCCGGGGCCTACGTCCTGGTGCGGGCGTTCACCCTGCACCGCGGGCGGCCCTCTGTCGCCGCCGGCGTCCTGGGCCAGGCAGTGGGCGGCGTGGCCCTCGGGGTCGGCCTCGCCTCGGTGCAGCTGCTGCCGTTCGTCCGGAACCTGGCGCTGTTCAACCTGGAGGGCCGCGAGTCGGCCGGCACGCACCTGCCGCTGGGCCTGCTGCTGACCACGGTGGCGCCCGAGACCGTGGGGCTGTGCGCCAACGGCGACCGCTACGGCAAGATCAACCCGGTCGAGGCGGTCGGGTTCCTGGGCGCCGCAGCGCTGGTGCTCGCAGTGGTGGCCCTGGTGCTGCGGCTGCCCCGCGGCGCCCGGCCCGACCGCACCCCCCGGACCTTCTTCGCGGCCGCCGCGGTGGTGCTGGTGCTGGCGATCTGGGTCGGCGGACCCGTGCTGCTGGCGATCCAGAGCCTGCCGTTCTACTCCTCCAACTTCATCGGCCGCGCCCAGTCCGTCTTCGGCTTCGTCGGCGCGGCGCTCGCCGGCTTCGGCCTCGACCGGTTGCTGCGGTGGGTGCCGTCGGGCGGCGACGGGCCGCCGGGGGACGGGCCGCCGGGGGACGGGCCGCCGGGCGACCGTCCGCCGGAGGACGAGCCATCCGGACGGCCGGAGGACCCGACGCCTCCCGCGGACGACGTACCCGGGAAGGCGCGGCGGCTCGTGCTCCTGGCTCTGGCGGGGCTGGTCGCGGCCGGCTTCGCCGGCGTGGTCGTGGTCAGCGCCTACCGTGCGGCCGGACGCGACGGCTACACCGAGCACCTGACCCATGCGTTGGTGGTCCCCGGCGTGCTTCTGCTGGCCGCAGTGCTCGCCGTGCTGCTCACCGTGCTCGGGCGTGGGCGGCTGCGGGTGGCCGGACCCCTGGTGCTCGCCGTGCTCGCGGTGGGACAGAGCACGGTGTTCGCCCACACCATGCTGCCGCTGAGCGACCCGGCCAACCTGTATCCGGTGACCCCCACGCACGCGTTCCTCCAGAGCCACCTCGGCGGGGACCGGTACGCCGCCCCCGGGCACGTGATGGACCCGGCGACGTCGGACTACTACGAGCTGCGGGTGCCCAACGGCCACGAGTTCACCGACCCCCGCTGGCGGGAGCTGCTGGAGGTCGCCGACCACACGGTGGCCCACTCGGCGACCTCCAGCGTGTTCTCCAGCAAGATGTCGAAGAAGATGGTCCACTCGCCTGCGCTGGACCAGCTGGCGGTCCGCTACTGGGTCGACAAGCCGGACCAGGTCCTGGGACGGACCCCGCCCGCGCCGGTCGGGGACGAGCGCGTGCAGGTGGGGGAGGGCACCCGTGCGTCCTGCGAGATCGCAGGGGGCCCGCTGCGCGGGGTCCAGCTCCAGGTCGCCCGCTCGCGTCCCCTCCCCGATCGTGGCTCGGCGGTCCTGCACGTGTCGGTCCGCACTCCCGAAGGCGTCCTCGAGGGCGAGCGGCAGCTCTTCAGCCACCTGCCGCGTGGTCCGCAGCGCCTGCCCGTGGTCGGAGGGGAGCAGCTTCCCGCCGGCGGGTCCTACCCCGTGGAGGTCTGGATGACCGGGGCTCCCGGGGCGCTGGTCCTGCGCGGGTCGGACGGCCGGCCCGGGTGCGTGCCGGTGCGACCGGACGCCAATGGCGCCGTGCACCTGGTGCACGCCGACGTCGGGGCCAACGTCTACGAGCGCACCGGCGCTCTGCCCCGGATCCGGTGGGCCTCGCACAGCGAGGTCGTCGAGGACGACGCGACCCGGCTGGAGCGGTTGGCCGCCGGCCTCCCCGACGACACGGTGCTGCTCGACGACGCCAGCACTGCGCCGGCGTCCGGCGAGCCCGCCGACGTACGAGTGCTCACCGACCGGCCGGAGCGGATCGCGGTCGCCGTCGACGCCTCGGGCGGCGGCTACCTCGTGGTGGCCGACGCCCTGGTCCGCGACGGTTGGAGCGCGACCGTCGACGGAGAGCCGGCCCCGCTGGTCCACGGCAACCATGCGCTCGCCGCCGTCCCCGTGCCCGCAGGGGAGCACCGGGTGCAGCTGAGCTACGCGGCCCCCGGGCTGCGCACCGGCCTGCTGGTCTCGCTGACGTCGGTGGCCGTCTCGGTGCTGCTGCTGGTGGTGCCGATCGTGCGCCGCCGTCGCGGGAGGGGCCGCGTCGCCCCGGACGGCGGGCGGCGATGA
- a CDS encoding DEAD/DEAH box helicase: MARRGQRQPSARRTAPRNQRRVREVDNDGIIPVLARAVREIETAVQRGPVMPSVRTKFQVVALLVREERARVKADEAGSEARRTEQLKRLDGVATILAKTAARDTSLLSLLAEDAVVTDTARALKREMLRTAGVEAAAEEPAPREPAAATAAPERRVVPQSVVSRQLANPFLPPDFSSAAQVKARPRRLAGWELLGPLFRSFEVAGGGASACMALPEPGSLKAPGDRELMPHQARVVAAAASGHRTFLLADEPGLGKTAQALLAAQAANAFPLLVVVPNVVKTNWAREAALWTPHRPATVIHGNGDTIDGFADIVVVNYEVLDRHVGWLGDLGFRGMVVDEAHFIKNKSSQRSQHVLQLSERIRSRVVRPLLMALTGTPLINDIEDFRTIWQFLGWIDDKMPLGELMNALEETGLAPGEPGFYPAARSCVVDLGIVRRRKVDVAADIPARRIADLPVEIDDEAGRSIREAERELARRLVARYQGALERRTSGVVVEGIDHELVRRVATWEREDTSSKTDENVFSMVRRIGQAKAGLAADYAAQLARNVGKVVFFAKHVDVMDAAEETFAKRGIRFSSIRGDQTPTARQKNIDAFVNDPDVSIAVCSLTAAGVGLNLQVASNVVLAELSWTDAEQTQAIDRVHRIGQAEPVTAWRIIAAQTIDTRIAELIDSKAGLAAKALDGSDEDISSSADVQLEALVTLLTDALSASA, translated from the coding sequence TTGGCTCGACGAGGCCAGCGCCAACCGAGCGCTCGTCGTACCGCGCCGCGAAACCAGCGGCGGGTCCGCGAGGTCGACAACGACGGCATCATCCCGGTGCTCGCCCGTGCGGTGCGTGAGATCGAGACCGCCGTCCAGCGTGGACCGGTGATGCCGTCGGTCCGGACCAAGTTCCAGGTCGTCGCCCTGCTGGTGCGCGAGGAGCGCGCCCGCGTCAAGGCCGACGAGGCCGGCAGCGAGGCCCGCAGGACCGAGCAGCTGAAGCGTCTGGACGGGGTCGCGACGATCCTGGCGAAGACCGCCGCGCGAGACACCTCGCTGCTCTCCCTGCTCGCCGAGGACGCGGTCGTCACGGACACGGCCCGCGCGCTCAAGCGCGAGATGCTGAGGACCGCCGGGGTCGAGGCCGCCGCGGAGGAGCCCGCTCCCCGCGAGCCCGCGGCCGCCACCGCCGCCCCCGAGCGCCGGGTCGTGCCGCAGTCGGTGGTCTCCCGGCAGCTCGCCAACCCCTTCCTCCCTCCCGACTTCTCCTCCGCGGCGCAGGTCAAGGCCCGCCCGCGCCGGCTGGCCGGCTGGGAGCTGCTCGGCCCGCTGTTCCGGTCCTTCGAGGTCGCCGGCGGCGGCGCTTCGGCCTGCATGGCCCTGCCCGAGCCGGGATCGCTCAAGGCCCCGGGCGACCGGGAGCTGATGCCGCACCAGGCCCGGGTGGTGGCCGCGGCCGCCTCCGGCCACCGCACGTTCCTGCTCGCGGACGAGCCGGGTCTGGGCAAGACCGCCCAGGCGCTGCTGGCGGCCCAGGCGGCGAACGCCTTCCCGCTGCTCGTGGTGGTGCCGAACGTCGTCAAGACCAACTGGGCCCGCGAGGCCGCCCTGTGGACCCCGCACCGACCGGCGACCGTGATCCACGGCAACGGCGACACGATCGACGGCTTCGCCGACATCGTCGTCGTCAACTACGAGGTGCTCGACCGCCACGTCGGCTGGCTCGGCGACCTCGGCTTCCGCGGGATGGTCGTCGACGAGGCGCACTTCATCAAGAACAAGAGCTCCCAGCGCTCGCAGCACGTGCTGCAGCTCTCCGAGCGGATCCGGTCGCGGGTCGTGCGGCCGCTGCTGATGGCGCTCACCGGCACACCGCTGATCAACGACATCGAGGACTTCCGGACCATCTGGCAGTTCCTCGGCTGGATCGACGACAAGATGCCGCTCGGCGAGCTCATGAACGCGCTCGAGGAGACCGGGCTGGCTCCGGGCGAGCCGGGGTTCTACCCGGCCGCGCGCAGCTGCGTCGTCGACCTCGGGATCGTCCGCCGCCGCAAGGTCGACGTGGCCGCGGACATCCCCGCCCGCCGCATCGCCGACCTGCCGGTGGAGATCGACGACGAGGCCGGCCGTTCGATCCGCGAGGCGGAGCGTGAGCTCGCACGTCGCCTGGTGGCGCGCTACCAGGGTGCGCTCGAGAGGCGCACCTCCGGTGTCGTCGTCGAAGGGATCGACCACGAGCTCGTCCGCCGGGTGGCCACCTGGGAGCGGGAGGACACCAGCAGCAAGACCGACGAGAACGTGTTCTCGATGGTCCGCCGGATCGGCCAGGCGAAGGCCGGTCTCGCCGCGGACTACGCGGCGCAGCTCGCGCGCAACGTCGGCAAGGTGGTCTTCTTCGCCAAGCACGTGGACGTGATGGACGCCGCGGAGGAGACCTTCGCCAAGCGCGGGATCCGGTTCTCCTCGATCCGCGGCGACCAGACGCCGACGGCGCGGCAGAAGAACATCGACGCCTTCGTCAACGACCCCGACGTCTCGATCGCGGTCTGCTCCCTGACCGCGGCCGGCGTGGGGCTCAACCTCCAGGTCGCCTCCAACGTCGTGCTCGCGGAGCTGTCGTGGACCGACGCGGAGCAGACCCAGGCCATCGACCGGGTCCACCGGATCGGCCAGGCAGAGCCGGTCACCGCCTGGCGGATCATCGCCGCGCAGACCATCGACACCAGGATCGCCGAGCTCATCGACAGCAAGGCCGGCCTGGCGGCGAAGGCGCTGGACGGCTCCGACGAGGACATCTCGTCCTCGGCCGACGTGCAGCTCGAGGCCCTGGTGACGCTGCTGACCGACGCCCTGTCGGCCTCGGCGTGA
- a CDS encoding EamA family transporter — MTSVDVGSGPVVTGTPATGGLARGLVTMLVSGASSQSGAAVGAHAFAAIGPAGVVGVRQLVAAVVLLPTVRPPLLRFTRAQWWPVLLLGLVFTAMNLSLYTAIDRIGLGLAVTLEFLGPLAVALAGSRRLLDLGCALGAAVGVYVLVLPGPATDVLGVGLALAAAACWAAYILLNRLVGSRLPGLQATAAASGVAALLNAPVVVLLLVQGRFSTGPLLAAITAGLLSSVVPYALDLTALRFVPSRFFGMFMSVHPVLAATAGAIILQQALAAHEALGIGIVVLANLVAVSTMRPARRTAADAQVSAAPM; from the coding sequence ATGACCAGCGTCGACGTCGGCAGCGGGCCGGTCGTCACCGGTACGCCGGCGACCGGCGGGCTGGCACGCGGGCTGGTGACGATGCTCGTCAGCGGGGCCAGCAGCCAGTCCGGGGCCGCCGTCGGGGCGCACGCCTTCGCGGCCATCGGCCCGGCCGGTGTCGTCGGGGTCCGCCAGCTCGTCGCCGCGGTCGTGCTGCTGCCCACCGTGCGGCCGCCGCTGCTCCGCTTCACCCGGGCGCAGTGGTGGCCGGTGCTGCTGCTCGGCCTGGTGTTCACGGCGATGAACCTGAGCCTGTACACCGCCATCGACCGGATCGGCCTCGGCCTCGCGGTCACCCTGGAGTTCCTCGGCCCGCTCGCCGTGGCGCTGGCCGGCTCGCGCAGGCTGCTGGACCTCGGCTGCGCCCTCGGCGCCGCGGTGGGCGTCTACGTCCTGGTGCTGCCGGGGCCCGCCACCGACGTGCTGGGCGTCGGCCTCGCGCTCGCCGCGGCCGCCTGCTGGGCGGCGTACATCCTGCTCAACCGGCTGGTGGGAAGCCGCCTGCCGGGCTTGCAGGCGACGGCCGCCGCGAGCGGCGTGGCGGCGCTGCTCAACGCCCCGGTCGTCGTGCTGCTGCTGGTGCAGGGTCGGTTCTCGACCGGCCCGCTGCTCGCCGCGATCACCGCCGGGCTGCTCAGCTCGGTGGTGCCCTACGCCCTCGACCTGACCGCCCTGAGGTTCGTCCCGTCGCGGTTCTTCGGCATGTTCATGAGCGTGCACCCGGTGCTGGCCGCGACCGCCGGGGCGATCATCCTCCAGCAGGCCCTGGCAGCGCACGAGGCGCTCGGCATCGGCATCGTGGTGCTCGCCAACCTCGTCGCGGTCAGCACGATGCGCCCCGCGCGCCGGACCGCAGCGGACGCACAGGTGAGCGCCGCCCCGATGTGA
- a CDS encoding LysR family transcriptional regulator → MDLDTRHLRALVAIADHGTFTDAAIALRVSQASVSRSVQRLEAALGVRLLARTTRQVEPTAAGERTLVQARRILATLAQLEAAAVQQGDQVLVGYAWAALGEHTVEVQRAWADQESRGDLVLVQSNTPTAGLREGRCEVAVVRRPVADPALDSVRVGVEQRCAVFADDHPLAARSTLRLRDLAEHPVAVDVETGTTDEGLWPAGAAPSDLRMTRGVEEWLTLIATGRAVGVTSEATAAQHPAGAWPSGPSRTRRRSRCRWCGGATTRRRRSRAWSRSSGPPTRPPGKGPSPLPGDRRRS, encoded by the coding sequence ATGGATCTGGACACCCGGCACTTGCGTGCGTTGGTGGCGATCGCCGATCACGGCACGTTCACGGACGCGGCGATCGCCCTGCGGGTCTCGCAGGCCTCGGTGTCGCGGTCCGTCCAGCGGCTCGAGGCCGCGCTCGGCGTACGGCTCCTGGCGCGGACCACCCGGCAGGTCGAGCCCACTGCCGCAGGTGAGCGGACCCTCGTGCAGGCGCGCCGGATCCTCGCGACCCTCGCCCAGCTGGAGGCGGCCGCCGTCCAGCAGGGCGACCAGGTGCTGGTCGGCTACGCGTGGGCGGCCCTGGGCGAGCACACCGTCGAGGTGCAACGGGCGTGGGCCGACCAGGAGAGCCGCGGCGATCTCGTCCTCGTGCAGAGCAACACCCCGACCGCCGGGCTGCGGGAGGGTCGGTGCGAGGTCGCGGTGGTCCGTCGTCCGGTCGCCGACCCTGCCCTCGACAGCGTCCGGGTCGGCGTCGAGCAGCGCTGTGCGGTCTTCGCCGACGACCACCCGCTCGCGGCCCGCTCAACCCTCCGCCTCCGGGACCTCGCCGAGCACCCGGTGGCGGTCGACGTCGAGACCGGCACCACCGACGAGGGCCTGTGGCCGGCCGGTGCCGCGCCGTCGGACCTGCGGATGACCCGCGGTGTCGAGGAGTGGCTGACCCTGATCGCGACCGGACGCGCCGTCGGGGTCACCTCGGAGGCGACCGCGGCACAGCACCCCGCCGGGGCGTGGCCTTCCGGGCCGTCGCGGACGCGCCGCCGATCCCGGTGTCGTTGGTGTGGTGGCGCGACAACCCGCCGCCGGCGCTCCCGGGCCTGGTCGCGCTCGTCCGGGCCGCCTACGCGGCCTCCGGGGAAGGGACCGTCGCCCCTGCCCGGTGACCGGCGCCGTTCCTAG
- a CDS encoding ATP-binding protein — MTDARLTTGEENPLADRIAHYRRSREEIERSILPLATSVDGSTFTFQASLHDLELRRAGYVTLEAGDEERLGQITDLRMASVDADESVAGPGGQVRVRLAEGVGTLLEGDGRPFHDAAVRPARPAEVAAWLERVRPSRAGLTVGELLLAPGVPATLDSGGLDRHTFLCGQSGSGKTYSLGVLLERVLAETSLRVVVLDPNSDYVGLAQVRDGADPTLAARYADVPAQVAVWGNGPGADRPLRLRFADLEGPARAALLGLDPIRDREEYAVLAELLRAQEDGQPLMTGADQLLEADSPGARQLGARALNLGVLDWQVWGPDQPSLVQELRQPTARCTVVDLGSLDTVQEQRLVAEAVLSTLWASRLSRVPCLVVIDEAHNICPAEPANAMTRLSSERAVQIAAEGRKFGLYLLTSTQRPHKVHENVVSQCDNLLLMRMNSRADLADLGRLFSFVPEGLMAGATSFRMGQALVAGRIMPNVAYVRMGERVSREGGADIPRTWAAPRPPS; from the coding sequence ATGACCGATGCACGTCTCACCACCGGGGAGGAGAACCCTCTCGCCGACCGGATCGCCCACTACCGCCGGTCCCGGGAGGAGATCGAGCGCAGCATCCTGCCGCTCGCCACGTCCGTGGACGGGAGCACCTTCACGTTCCAGGCGTCGCTGCACGACCTGGAGCTCCGGCGGGCCGGCTACGTGACGCTCGAGGCCGGGGACGAGGAACGACTGGGCCAGATCACGGACCTGCGGATGGCCTCCGTCGACGCGGACGAGTCCGTGGCCGGCCCCGGGGGCCAGGTCCGGGTGCGGCTGGCCGAGGGGGTAGGGACCCTGCTGGAGGGTGACGGGAGGCCCTTCCACGACGCCGCCGTGCGACCCGCGCGACCTGCGGAGGTGGCCGCCTGGCTGGAGCGGGTCCGACCCTCCCGGGCCGGGCTCACCGTCGGCGAGCTGCTCCTGGCGCCGGGCGTGCCGGCCACCCTGGACAGCGGCGGTCTCGACCGGCACACGTTCCTGTGCGGCCAGTCGGGATCCGGCAAGACCTACTCCCTCGGGGTGCTGCTCGAGCGGGTGCTCGCGGAGACCAGCCTGCGGGTGGTCGTCCTCGACCCGAACTCCGACTACGTCGGTCTGGCGCAGGTGCGCGACGGCGCCGACCCCACCCTCGCGGCCCGGTACGCCGACGTGCCGGCCCAGGTCGCGGTCTGGGGCAACGGTCCCGGGGCGGACCGCCCGCTCCGCCTGAGGTTCGCGGACCTGGAGGGACCGGCCCGGGCCGCGCTGCTCGGGCTCGACCCGATCCGGGACCGCGAGGAGTACGCCGTGCTCGCCGAGCTGCTCCGCGCCCAGGAAGACGGCCAGCCCCTGATGACCGGGGCCGATCAGCTGCTCGAGGCTGACTCACCGGGAGCCCGTCAGCTCGGCGCCCGGGCCTTGAACCTCGGAGTGCTCGACTGGCAGGTCTGGGGTCCGGACCAGCCCTCGCTCGTGCAGGAGCTGCGGCAGCCCACGGCGCGGTGCACGGTCGTCGACCTGGGGTCGCTGGACACCGTGCAGGAGCAGCGGCTCGTGGCCGAGGCCGTGCTGTCGACCCTGTGGGCCTCACGGTTGTCGCGCGTCCCCTGCCTGGTGGTGATCGACGAGGCGCACAACATCTGCCCCGCCGAGCCCGCCAACGCGATGACGCGGCTGTCCTCGGAGCGGGCCGTGCAGATCGCCGCCGAGGGCCGCAAGTTCGGGTTGTACCTGCTCACCTCCACGCAGCGCCCGCACAAGGTCCACGAGAACGTCGTGTCCCAGTGCGACAACCTGCTGCTGATGAGGATGAACTCGCGGGCCGACCTCGCCGACCTGGGCCGGTTGTTCTCCTTCGTCCCCGAGGGCCTGATGGCCGGTGCCACGTCGTTCCGGATGGGCCAGGCCCTCGTGGCCGGGAGGATCATGCCGAACGTCGCCTACGTCCGGATGGGCGAGCGCGTCTCCCGGGAGGGCGGCGCCGACATCCCGCGCACCTGGGCGGCGCCGCGGCCGCCGAGCTGA
- a CDS encoding patatin-like phospholipase family protein: MTGRTDLATALPRPLGFVLGGGGSLGAVQVGMLLALAEQDLVPDLVVGTSVGAWNGVVVALDPKTAPRRLGDIWPQITRQMVFPGGPLAQLRTLQQEKTHLFPNTGLRAVLHHYLPRAATFADLSLPFAAVTMDVATTAPHVLLEGPLEPALLASAAIPGIFPAVQVEERRLYDGGVVANVPLMQALHLGARSLVVLDAAFPGRLPTPPETLAEALLFTAVVTMRVQATLEAPYAATQVPVVYLPGPEIQRVSPLEFDHTALLLEGGYQEARAFLETVQVAGPGLYGSPSGR, from the coding sequence ATGACCGGCCGGACGGACCTCGCGACAGCGCTGCCACGTCCGCTGGGATTCGTCCTCGGTGGCGGCGGCAGCCTGGGTGCGGTGCAGGTCGGGATGCTGCTGGCCCTGGCCGAGCAGGACTTGGTTCCCGACCTGGTGGTCGGCACCTCGGTCGGGGCCTGGAACGGCGTCGTGGTCGCGCTCGACCCGAAGACCGCCCCCCGACGGCTCGGGGACATCTGGCCCCAGATCACCCGGCAGATGGTCTTCCCGGGCGGCCCGCTGGCCCAGCTCCGGACCTTGCAGCAGGAGAAGACCCACCTCTTTCCCAACACCGGTCTGCGTGCGGTGCTGCACCACTACCTCCCCCGCGCAGCCACCTTCGCGGACCTGTCCCTGCCGTTCGCCGCGGTGACCATGGACGTCGCCACCACGGCTCCGCACGTCCTCCTCGAGGGTCCGCTCGAACCGGCGCTGCTGGCCAGCGCCGCGATCCCGGGGATCTTCCCCGCGGTGCAGGTGGAGGAACGCCGGCTGTACGACGGCGGGGTCGTCGCGAACGTGCCGCTCATGCAGGCCCTGCACCTGGGGGCCCGTTCCCTCGTCGTGCTCGACGCCGCCTTCCCGGGGCGACTGCCGACCCCACCCGAGACGCTGGCCGAGGCACTCCTGTTCACCGCTGTGGTGACGATGCGCGTGCAGGCCACGCTGGAGGCGCCGTACGCCGCCACCCAGGTGCCAGTGGTGTACCTGCCCGGTCCGGAGATCCAACGGGTCTCGCCGCTCGAGTTCGACCACACCGCGCTGCTGCTCGAGGGCGGCTACCAGGAGGCCCGGGCGTTCCTGGAGACGGTGCAGGTGGCGGGTCCCGGTCTGTACGGCTCCCCATCCGGCCGCTGA
- a CDS encoding zinc-dependent alcohol dehydrogenase family protein, which produces MKALVYHGPGNKAWEEVPDARILQPTDVVVRVETTTICGTDLHILKGDVPAVTEGRILGHEGVGTVAEVGAAVSTLEVGDRVIISCISACGACSYCHQGLYAHCLADEGTSGIGWIFGHLIDGTQAELVRVPFADNSLYKVPEGVSDEAAVMLSDILPTGFEIGVRYGRVKPGDVVAVVGAGPVGLASIMTSSLYGAARIIALDLDTHRLEQAIGFGATDAVNSAEADWVDQVKAMTDGLGVDVAIEAVGIPATFDACTRIVRPGGSVANVGVHGAPVELALQDLWIMDIAITTGLVSTNTTPMLLKLVAQRKLAAEKFATHHFTFDEFLDAYDTFGRAAETKALKVVIKR; this is translated from the coding sequence ATGAAGGCGCTGGTCTACCACGGTCCCGGCAACAAGGCGTGGGAGGAGGTTCCAGACGCGCGGATCCTCCAGCCGACCGACGTCGTGGTCCGGGTCGAGACGACGACGATCTGCGGCACCGACCTGCACATCCTGAAGGGCGACGTACCGGCGGTGACGGAGGGCCGCATCCTCGGCCACGAGGGCGTCGGCACCGTCGCCGAGGTGGGCGCGGCGGTGTCCACCCTCGAGGTCGGCGACCGGGTGATCATCTCCTGCATCAGTGCCTGCGGTGCCTGCTCGTACTGCCACCAGGGCCTCTATGCCCACTGCCTGGCCGACGAGGGGACCAGCGGCATCGGCTGGATCTTCGGACACCTCATCGACGGCACCCAGGCCGAGCTGGTCCGCGTGCCCTTCGCGGACAACTCGCTCTACAAGGTGCCGGAGGGCGTCAGCGACGAGGCGGCCGTGATGCTCTCCGACATCCTGCCGACCGGCTTCGAGATCGGGGTGCGCTACGGCCGGGTCAAGCCGGGCGACGTCGTCGCGGTCGTCGGCGCCGGTCCGGTGGGCCTCGCCTCGATCATGACCTCCAGCCTGTACGGCGCCGCCCGGATCATCGCGCTGGACCTCGACACCCACCGCCTCGAGCAGGCGATCGGCTTCGGAGCCACCGACGCGGTCAACAGCGCGGAAGCGGACTGGGTCGACCAGGTCAAGGCGATGACCGACGGGCTCGGGGTGGACGTGGCGATCGAGGCGGTCGGGATCCCCGCCACCTTCGACGCGTGCACCAGGATCGTCCGCCCCGGTGGCTCGGTGGCCAACGTCGGCGTGCACGGAGCGCCGGTCGAGCTGGCGCTGCAGGACCTGTGGATCATGGACATCGCCATCACCACCGGCCTGGTGAGCACGAACACCACGCCGATGCTCCTCAAGCTGGTGGCGCAGCGGAAGCTGGCGGCGGAGAAGTTCGCCACCCACCACTTCACGTTCGACGAGTTCCTCGACGCCTACGACACCTTCGGTCGTGCCGCGGAGACCAAGGCCCTCAAGGTCGTCATCAAGCGCTGA